The following are from one region of the Vibrio parahaemolyticus genome:
- a CDS encoding RNA-directed DNA polymerase: MPVIDKKYEELSLKDEHLGDPLLLALAWKKSHQYIRTTNWYADNFELDLSALNLVEQCKKCAEDLDDKVVFKPLELVPAPKTSTWEFVQDDSDGHHKIKWQPEPVDCEKDSAKKSKKTTSPERPESPIKLRPLAHVPIREQSILSLLMMGLANKVETIQGNPSTEFTHVHKQGVVSYGNRLYCTYDADENAQHSYGSTTIYSKYFVDYRRFLDRPHYFALEQLGEISPDERVYIVELDLEKFFDGVCRQKLIEQINKIIKRKSSDKDYDKLAQLLAAFNDWGWSSEAEEQYSNLCASEKIPTAPKGLPQGLVASGFLSNLYMLDFDREFSSKIGTEFGENQQFRLVDYCRYVDDFRLVIVGPKSFDGLDRIQQVTKHIVELVRGLDSYKVLGLSIQPDKTNVEIFHGLKVGVSKNLNEIQSRLSGPISLEEADNQLGQLESLLSLQAPPKSIVAASKNLYAVNGLASIEATRFDVREDTLKRFAANKLSKVLREKRHFSSQIPDENGVLQPGEWDYSQERIARGFIACWSYDPSLVLLLKKGLELFPSTKLLEPILVQLEKLLEREDDKQIAVASYCLAEVYRHSATVIHKKDSIAFPAHADLEAYFEILQSSAAEHSVPRDKSFNLLSEQARFLMLVRADTVLAQEVGEPLFDVISKLTHGFREITLPDDWTSQDVAVAILMANQILDISKECIRACSCLLEKVSVDTAKLFDTLKLILVQDRALGVALIRHGRGVRHSWPTLDRIKDELAEPLNLEVRPLAKPLSKINTKVSLLRLILRDDNPFANEIMALKHLQAVLSQSELLMENREKSIDLATTRIEFDCFSSPLAFGAFDRTLNLSLKFNENSDLLSSWGDFCSSVSDDVRVLRNLGEFIRATLVGSQDWTSFGVGVVPKPGYRGIRSSFYKRQLGLMTSPESIAGVGAQVSGWLTGLLSKLLKWPGIRVNDHGYDWPINWSIAVVKQLVDSRLLELKAAYCTQSGIPSLLERQPLDWSEDKESLSVVMVQSKLPARKDFGEAGLMLDKPEYRAKHRRHVAGVAELVLKHLEAQRVEIGSKKPNADLIIWPELAVHNDDLDVLIALSQKTKAMIFSGFGFIEQDGVKGPNNCAVWIIPTKHNTNQRELVRLQGKHNMTELEKGKIQPWRPYQLMLELVHPAFKDEKGFVITGSICYDATDIALSADLRNKSNSYVISALNQDVNTFNSMVEALHYHMYQHVTLVNSGEFGGSYAKAPYKDAHKRLIAHVHGNDQVSINTFEMNMFDFRRDGVGEGMKSALKKKTAPAVVETNH, from the coding sequence ATGCCAGTTATAGATAAAAAATATGAAGAGTTATCACTTAAAGATGAGCATTTAGGTGATCCATTACTCCTAGCGTTGGCTTGGAAAAAAAGCCATCAATATATTCGGACGACTAACTGGTATGCCGATAATTTTGAATTAGATTTATCAGCTCTGAACTTGGTTGAACAGTGTAAAAAGTGCGCTGAAGACTTGGATGATAAGGTTGTATTCAAACCATTAGAGTTAGTGCCAGCTCCCAAGACCAGTACTTGGGAGTTTGTCCAAGATGATAGCGATGGACATCATAAAATCAAATGGCAACCTGAGCCTGTTGATTGCGAGAAAGATTCCGCTAAAAAGTCTAAAAAGACAACTTCCCCAGAGCGTCCAGAAAGCCCAATTAAACTGAGACCGCTTGCTCATGTTCCTATTCGTGAACAGTCAATATTGTCATTGCTGATGATGGGGTTGGCAAACAAAGTTGAAACTATACAAGGCAACCCTAGCACCGAGTTTACGCATGTGCATAAGCAAGGAGTTGTGAGTTATGGCAATCGACTTTACTGCACTTATGATGCTGATGAAAATGCACAACACAGTTATGGCTCAACCACTATCTATAGTAAGTACTTTGTTGATTATCGCCGTTTTCTAGATAGACCACATTACTTTGCACTTGAGCAGTTAGGCGAAATATCTCCTGATGAAAGGGTTTACATCGTTGAACTCGATTTAGAGAAGTTTTTTGATGGAGTCTGTCGCCAAAAGTTAATTGAACAAATTAACAAGATCATTAAACGAAAGTCCTCAGATAAAGACTACGACAAGCTCGCTCAATTACTTGCTGCATTTAATGATTGGGGATGGTCTAGTGAGGCTGAAGAACAATATAGCAACTTGTGTGCATCGGAGAAGATTCCCACTGCTCCGAAAGGCTTGCCTCAAGGGTTAGTGGCCTCAGGGTTTCTTTCAAACCTCTATATGTTGGATTTTGATCGTGAATTTAGTAGCAAAATTGGAACTGAGTTTGGCGAAAATCAACAATTTCGACTAGTTGATTACTGCCGTTACGTTGATGATTTTCGTTTAGTTATCGTAGGCCCTAAATCATTTGATGGTTTAGATCGTATTCAACAAGTAACAAAACATATAGTAGAGTTGGTTCGCGGGCTAGACTCATACAAAGTATTAGGATTATCCATCCAACCAGATAAAACTAATGTTGAAATTTTTCATGGGCTTAAAGTTGGTGTTTCCAAGAATTTGAATGAAATTCAAAGTAGGCTGAGTGGCCCTATTTCTTTGGAAGAAGCGGATAATCAGCTAGGACAACTAGAGTCATTGCTATCGTTACAAGCGCCACCTAAATCCATTGTAGCTGCAAGCAAGAACCTTTATGCAGTAAATGGATTAGCCTCAATTGAGGCAACTCGATTTGATGTTCGTGAGGATACGCTAAAACGATTTGCAGCGAATAAGCTATCTAAAGTACTGCGTGAAAAGCGACATTTTTCTTCACAAATACCAGATGAAAATGGGGTGTTGCAACCTGGAGAATGGGATTACTCACAAGAACGAATAGCTAGAGGATTTATAGCTTGCTGGAGTTATGATCCGTCTTTAGTACTTCTACTTAAGAAAGGGCTAGAACTGTTTCCGAGTACCAAGTTGTTAGAGCCTATACTCGTTCAGCTTGAGAAGTTGTTAGAGAGAGAAGATGATAAGCAAATAGCGGTAGCTAGTTATTGCTTGGCGGAAGTTTACCGACATTCAGCTACTGTTATTCACAAAAAGGATTCTATCGCATTTCCGGCACATGCTGATTTAGAGGCGTACTTTGAGATATTACAAAGCTCAGCGGCAGAACATAGCGTTCCTCGAGATAAATCTTTTAATTTGCTTTCTGAGCAAGCAAGGTTTTTGATGCTCGTCCGAGCAGATACTGTGTTAGCGCAGGAAGTGGGAGAGCCTCTGTTCGATGTAATTTCTAAGTTAACGCATGGATTTAGAGAGATTACATTGCCTGATGATTGGACCTCTCAAGATGTAGCAGTAGCTATTCTCATGGCTAACCAGATATTAGATATAAGCAAAGAGTGTATTAGAGCTTGTTCTTGCTTGCTTGAAAAGGTTTCTGTAGATACTGCAAAGTTGTTTGACACTCTTAAGCTTATTCTCGTTCAGGATAGAGCTTTGGGTGTTGCTCTGATCCGACATGGTAGAGGAGTTAGACACAGCTGGCCTACGTTAGATAGGATAAAGGATGAGTTGGCTGAACCGTTGAACCTTGAAGTGAGGCCACTAGCTAAACCTTTAAGTAAGATTAATACCAAAGTTAGCCTTCTTCGTCTCATCTTGCGTGATGACAATCCATTCGCCAATGAAATAATGGCTCTTAAACACTTGCAAGCTGTTTTAAGCCAGTCTGAGCTGCTCATGGAGAATCGAGAAAAAAGTATCGACCTTGCAACAACTAGAATCGAATTTGATTGTTTTAGTTCGCCGCTAGCGTTTGGTGCATTTGATAGAACCCTAAATCTAAGCCTTAAGTTTAACGAAAATAGTGACCTACTTTCCAGTTGGGGTGATTTCTGCTCGTCTGTATCGGATGATGTGCGAGTTTTGCGAAACTTAGGTGAATTTATTCGTGCAACATTAGTAGGTAGCCAAGACTGGACTTCATTCGGTGTGGGAGTAGTCCCCAAGCCTGGATATCGAGGTATTCGCTCTAGCTTCTATAAGCGTCAATTAGGACTGATGACAAGTCCAGAATCGATCGCAGGAGTAGGAGCTCAAGTTTCAGGTTGGCTGACAGGTTTATTATCCAAGTTACTGAAGTGGCCAGGTATTAGAGTTAATGACCATGGTTATGATTGGCCCATAAATTGGTCGATTGCAGTCGTTAAGCAGTTAGTTGACTCTCGATTACTTGAATTAAAAGCAGCTTATTGCACTCAGTCCGGCATCCCAAGTTTACTTGAGAGGCAACCCCTTGACTGGAGTGAGGATAAAGAATCTCTTTCAGTTGTAATGGTACAGTCCAAGCTACCTGCTAGAAAAGACTTTGGTGAAGCAGGTTTAATGCTTGATAAGCCAGAGTATCGAGCTAAGCATCGTAGGCATGTTGCAGGCGTTGCTGAACTAGTTCTGAAGCACCTTGAAGCACAGCGGGTTGAAATCGGTAGTAAGAAACCAAATGCCGATCTGATAATTTGGCCGGAGCTTGCTGTTCATAATGATGATCTCGATGTGCTTATTGCTCTTTCTCAGAAAACTAAAGCGATGATATTTTCAGGCTTTGGCTTTATCGAGCAAGATGGAGTTAAAGGACCGAATAACTGTGCTGTTTGGATTATTCCAACAAAACATAATACAAATCAGCGTGAGTTAGTCCGTTTGCAAGGAAAGCATAATATGACTGAACTTGAAAAAGGTAAAATTCAGCCATGGCGACCGTACCAGTTGATGCTAGAACTGGTTCATCCCGCTTTCAAAGATGAAAAAGGGTTTGTTATAACAGGGTCGATTTGTTATGACGCCACGGACATAGCGTTAAGTGCAGACCTTAGAAATAAGTCTAACTCATATGTGATTAGTGCTCTCAATCAAGATGTAAATACATTTAATTCTATGGTGGAGGCCTTGCATTACCATATGTACCAACACGTTACGTTGGTTAACTCGGGGGAATTTGGAGGTTCGTACGCAAAAGCCCCGTATAAAGATGCTCATAAACGCTTAATTGCCCATGTTCACGGTAATGATCAGGTTTCAATAAATACGTTTGAAATGAACATGTTTGACTTTAGACGAGATGGTGTGGGTGAGGGTATGAAATCAGCCTTGAAGAAGAAAACAGCCCCAGCTGTAGTAGAAACAAATCACTAG
- a CDS encoding MbcA/ParS/Xre antitoxin family protein: protein MSIKQLSEKELIEVKSVLSKFPTLQSEIEDVFRSEEMANEWLTSSVPALQGLTPIEVLQQGDVESVLDIVNRLKYGDFS, encoded by the coding sequence ATGAGTATCAAACAGTTGTCGGAAAAAGAGCTGATTGAAGTTAAATCAGTTCTTTCGAAATTCCCAACTTTACAGTCTGAAATCGAAGATGTTTTTCGTTCAGAGGAAATGGCAAACGAGTGGTTAACCTCATCTGTTCCTGCACTACAAGGCTTAACCCCAATTGAAGTTCTGCAACAAGGCGATGTAGAGTCAGTCTTAGATATAGTGAATAGACTCAAGTATGGGGATTTTTCATAA
- a CDS encoding DUF3800 domain-containing protein, giving the protein MDESGNTGSNILDDNQTIFTLAACKFDENQAKRLLSLLNSKSPKEAHFKVLKRRKAGQDGIVRLLKHSLVSCDTVSIELMHKRYMVVTKIVDLIVEPVLYTEGIDLYENGGNIGLSNLLYMCLPLYCDGVHVEGFYRSFVFMIREQTQESIDRFYQSIELLMESCSDDEFRLEFLFVLLYRTKGYIDESLAGIDKSALDPSIPSLFCQCVTWGKLHPKGFHIVHDDSHAISQKADLYAKFMDWTQDDIEIGYDRRTFNLPLKARSLQFGDSTQYPQLQVADIIASSVAYWAAGIASGETEDYFFKELDGLNLSRLLTPNVIWPTQKVTPKELGTVHNGGLNTADTVAEFLKAAGT; this is encoded by the coding sequence ATGGACGAATCAGGAAATACGGGCTCTAATATTCTTGATGACAACCAAACGATTTTCACACTCGCAGCATGTAAGTTTGATGAAAATCAGGCTAAGAGACTGCTGAGCCTATTGAACTCGAAGTCACCAAAAGAAGCTCATTTCAAAGTTCTGAAACGTCGGAAAGCAGGACAGGACGGCATCGTTAGGTTGTTAAAACATTCATTAGTTAGTTGCGATACTGTCAGTATAGAATTAATGCATAAACGCTACATGGTTGTCACCAAAATAGTAGATTTGATTGTTGAGCCTGTGCTGTATACAGAAGGTATTGATCTTTATGAAAATGGAGGAAACATAGGGCTTTCAAACCTGCTATATATGTGTTTGCCACTATACTGTGATGGCGTTCATGTCGAGGGGTTTTATCGTTCTTTTGTATTTATGATAAGAGAACAGACACAAGAGTCTATTGATAGGTTTTACCAATCAATAGAACTTCTCATGGAAAGCTGTTCAGACGACGAGTTTAGGTTGGAGTTTTTATTTGTATTACTGTACCGAACTAAAGGCTATATTGATGAATCCTTAGCAGGGATAGATAAATCCGCGCTAGACCCTTCAATACCGTCACTCTTTTGCCAGTGTGTTACATGGGGAAAACTCCATCCTAAAGGTTTTCACATCGTTCATGACGATTCGCACGCTATCTCTCAAAAGGCTGACTTGTATGCGAAATTCATGGACTGGACACAAGATGATATAGAAATTGGCTATGATCGCCGTACGTTTAACTTACCATTAAAGGCTAGAAGCTTGCAGTTTGGTGACTCAACACAATATCCACAACTTCAAGTTGCAGATATTATTGCTAGCTCGGTAGCTTACTGGGCCGCAGGCATTGCTTCTGGTGAAACTGAAGACTATTTCTTTAAGGAGTTAGACGGTCTGAATTTAAGTCGTTTGTTAACACCTAATGTAATATGGCCTACGCAAAAGGTTACCCCAAAAGAGTTAGGCACGGTTCATAACGGGGGATTAAATACTGCCGATACTGTAGCTGAATTCTTGAAAGCTGCGGGAACTTAA
- a CDS encoding reverse transcriptase family protein has product MKTNKIKLPASLGAFLNENSDTAVKERKIKGNYFYSVDDSVLDKHQTLAKILSEAIPKNSASKGFSADCSYLDFLKPHTPSRFFLRMDISSFFHSIPVEQIANKLKPYFDNNADNESHAVSVDSILKKVTYKVPETSSNKKILGETILPMGFPCSPTLSNLFFRPLDIVIQSYCLEHDVIYTRYADDMLFSSKYNQTIGSGDVETFIKRLMNKNSLLINTKKTLYTEGHISLNGYVIDSNGGCIRLSNSKLLTINKLTKMLIVQKVSLRHVAESLFGMNIRNLPYENANTNAFFEKKCRKIVLDKVRGFRSHIIGVKKHGIATSSISAESVKKYEKIIERLEKIILQHG; this is encoded by the coding sequence ATGAAAACCAACAAAATCAAGCTCCCAGCTAGTCTGGGAGCTTTTCTTAACGAAAACTCAGACACTGCTGTTAAAGAACGAAAAATAAAAGGTAATTACTTTTATTCTGTCGATGACTCCGTATTAGACAAGCACCAAACACTAGCTAAAATCCTAAGTGAGGCAATCCCTAAAAATAGCGCTAGTAAAGGGTTTAGTGCTGATTGCTCGTACCTTGACTTTTTGAAACCTCATACCCCCTCTCGCTTTTTTTTACGAATGGACATTTCTAGCTTCTTTCATTCGATTCCAGTAGAGCAAATCGCAAACAAGCTAAAACCTTACTTCGATAATAACGCCGACAATGAGAGCCATGCTGTGAGTGTGGATTCCATTCTAAAAAAAGTAACTTACAAAGTTCCCGAAACCTCAAGTAACAAGAAAATTTTAGGTGAAACGATTCTACCAATGGGCTTTCCGTGCTCCCCTACCTTATCGAACTTGTTTTTTCGCCCCTTAGATATAGTGATTCAATCCTACTGTTTAGAGCATGACGTTATATATACTCGTTATGCAGACGATATGCTGTTTTCTTCGAAATACAATCAAACGATTGGTAGTGGTGATGTAGAAACATTCATTAAAAGACTGATGAATAAAAATTCACTATTGATCAATACGAAAAAAACACTCTATACCGAAGGCCATATTTCTTTAAATGGGTATGTTATAGATTCTAATGGAGGATGTATCAGGCTGTCTAACTCCAAACTTTTAACTATCAACAAATTAACAAAAATGCTCATAGTTCAGAAAGTTAGCTTAAGGCACGTCGCGGAATCTCTCTTTGGAATGAATATACGTAATCTCCCTTACGAGAATGCGAATACAAACGCGTTTTTTGAAAAAAAATGTCGAAAGATAGTTCTTGATAAAGTTAGAGGCTTTCGCTCTCACATAATTGGCGTTAAAAAGCATGGAATTGCGACTTCAAGTATCAGTGCCGAATCTGTTAAAAAATATGAAAAAATAATCGAACGTTTAGAAAAAATAATCTTACAGCACGGGTAA
- a CDS encoding retron Eco8 family effector endonuclease, translating to MSVSSIKINNLLSFQELDLKSINDINCFVGTNNAGKSNLFKIIKYFYSQIEGERILSPTLNSNYSPYGEIEIEFDLSRIRKIVTASRSNAQQSPFFKHIYSTMFNKEADMFGFLFNKKRPKDKADLGEKFKLGLIVNKDGTSFWKNGNPQIRSLISYLFPFFAIDARHINLHEWDDLWNLIARIKSFKVSEITPEDVSSYVDEQISPGQGEFLSLIDIINTKNNIIDYSHKEKIISLVKASLPGDQFYSSGEFAEKQSDGTNSFNFIDSALTLLIWITRREYISPIIFIDEPEVGLHPKRCEYLVNRIYDNFHESSISASGRKVNTPFPKIFITTHSPNIVKEVIRKFDKKQNIYHVAMLGSGVREGTKITELNSKYDDIRFLNKFSDNEARLFFSQHILFVEGATERELLSNVKLSNLYPNLTYSDVYAGGSDNVLSEAINPGKTNASIPYLFIYDVDKAFEFIATNNPNELEVKFKDSISLIGLSENSLKEERNQLNLGYSKSHKKRREQVEKLLSFQKRKLTLDHNRTTFKELSAYQTMRSITQEYLKTKNVVLLDSTVEGLLISKASKVLFYKWLYEEKNVDVFKLEYRIKNKNLYQDKTLAKLNEDSLFQCVSQIYHVKCNSQIKINKNNQLAKIKTFIENQTGIKPPTKTSGWVTSFLDYAIEDLDSKLVDKSLLRREFSLHFPKLHDILTSVEIR from the coding sequence ATGTCCGTATCATCGATCAAGATTAATAATCTACTTTCATTTCAAGAGCTCGATCTAAAAAGCATAAATGACATAAACTGTTTCGTTGGTACAAACAACGCAGGAAAGTCCAACCTATTCAAGATAATCAAATACTTCTACAGTCAAATCGAAGGGGAAAGAATTCTTTCTCCTACTTTAAACTCAAACTACAGCCCTTATGGTGAGATTGAAATTGAGTTTGATCTCTCTAGAATTAGAAAGATTGTTACAGCTTCTCGTAGCAACGCACAGCAAAGTCCTTTCTTCAAGCACATCTATTCTACGATGTTCAATAAAGAAGCAGATATGTTTGGCTTCCTTTTCAATAAAAAACGTCCAAAAGACAAGGCAGATTTAGGTGAAAAATTCAAGCTTGGTCTGATTGTAAATAAAGATGGAACTTCATTTTGGAAGAACGGAAATCCACAGATTAGAAGCTTGATTTCTTACCTTTTCCCATTCTTTGCTATCGATGCTAGACACATAAACCTCCATGAATGGGACGATTTATGGAATCTAATAGCAAGAATCAAATCCTTCAAAGTCAGTGAGATAACTCCAGAAGATGTAAGCTCATACGTTGATGAACAAATATCTCCAGGTCAAGGAGAGTTTTTATCGCTGATCGATATAATAAACACTAAAAACAACATCATAGATTACAGTCACAAAGAAAAGATTATCAGTCTAGTGAAAGCAAGTCTTCCAGGAGATCAGTTCTACAGCTCAGGCGAGTTTGCAGAGAAGCAATCCGATGGAACTAACTCATTCAACTTTATTGATAGCGCGTTAACATTACTTATCTGGATCACCAGAAGAGAATACATCTCCCCGATCATATTCATTGACGAACCTGAAGTAGGTTTACATCCAAAACGTTGCGAGTACTTAGTAAATAGAATCTATGATAACTTCCATGAGTCTTCGATTTCCGCATCAGGACGAAAGGTAAACACCCCTTTCCCCAAGATATTTATAACAACCCACTCGCCAAATATTGTAAAAGAAGTAATACGAAAATTTGATAAGAAGCAGAACATTTACCATGTTGCTATGCTTGGGTCTGGTGTGAGAGAAGGAACTAAGATTACCGAGTTGAACTCAAAGTATGATGATATCAGATTCCTAAACAAATTTAGCGACAACGAAGCTCGACTGTTTTTTAGCCAACACATATTGTTTGTTGAAGGCGCAACCGAGAGGGAACTTCTATCAAACGTCAAGTTATCAAACCTTTATCCAAATCTAACTTACTCTGACGTTTATGCAGGAGGAAGCGACAACGTACTGTCTGAGGCAATTAACCCTGGTAAGACAAACGCTTCCATCCCTTATCTCTTTATCTATGACGTAGACAAAGCTTTTGAGTTTATAGCGACTAACAACCCAAATGAGCTTGAAGTTAAGTTTAAAGATTCAATCAGTTTAATTGGACTGAGTGAGAACTCACTAAAAGAAGAAAGAAACCAACTTAACTTAGGTTACAGTAAATCTCATAAGAAGCGCAGAGAACAAGTTGAAAAACTACTGTCATTCCAAAAGAGGAAGTTGACACTCGATCATAATAGGACAACATTCAAAGAACTCTCCGCATATCAGACAATGCGTAGCATTACCCAAGAATACTTAAAGACAAAAAATGTAGTTTTGCTTGACAGCACAGTTGAAGGGTTGCTCATATCCAAAGCTTCAAAAGTCTTATTTTACAAATGGCTATATGAAGAAAAGAACGTTGATGTTTTTAAGTTAGAGTATCGAATTAAGAACAAAAACCTATACCAGGACAAAACGCTCGCGAAACTGAATGAAGATAGTTTGTTTCAGTGTGTATCTCAAATCTATCACGTCAAATGCAATAGCCAGATAAAAATCAACAAAAACAATCAACTAGCTAAGATCAAAACATTCATAGAGAATCAAACAGGAATAAAACCGCCCACCAAAACTAGTGGATGGGTTACATCTTTCTTGGATTATGCGATAGAAGACCTAGATTCCAAGCTAGTTGACAAGTCTTTGTTACGTAGGGAATTTTCTTTACATTTCCCTAAACTACATGATATTTTGACTTCCGTTGAAATTCGATAG
- a CDS encoding TnsD family Tn7-like transposition protein, with protein sequence MYLHEIAGEAFYSLVARHHAASPRRSLREKNRDLLGRTDVRINPQLHCMLKQVAKQTSIDAERLLFDGTCFPVIGACLQDNKSKARLRWHMLSNDGSHIAVLSRTTSSRLRFSSALKLCPQCLEDDTLKWGHGIWRTVHQYYGMFVCPKHACWLQYAPTDADGLNKRIELPPTPYDRCFHGSDLCLERALRLSQFISSWHPYESERRFEHIATPSHSSWMSKAHLLTPKGQIRQSEAVNRLQDFWAPLFAGAKLLPSKLYQFNFLRCLLLNDHYNHYIQHALVGAFFAKNAKFYLQQTEQASNYFNRESYKPRVCLSELTSGNSLRSIAKATGYSVGFLAAMAQRNGISIKHRFKRLSDAPIDQILRLAFRGIHRRDIAKLCGVSVSTVEQKINSTSGLAAWRKRLWFCQKRNQYRQSLKSIISQNPTLTRTEIKHSNSCYMWLFRNDKDWLNQHLPKREPAKFHKSIDWNQVDKKLAKQIKQYVKKANSVSHVERQVNTQHSLIKNRKRLPLSIRQAEKIVTKSKN encoded by the coding sequence ATGTACCTGCACGAAATAGCTGGAGAAGCTTTTTATAGCCTAGTTGCGCGACACCACGCAGCCTCACCAAGACGCTCGCTACGCGAAAAAAACCGAGATCTCCTAGGGCGCACAGATGTTCGCATTAATCCACAGCTTCATTGCATGCTCAAACAAGTTGCCAAACAGACCTCAATAGACGCGGAAAGGTTGTTGTTTGACGGTACTTGTTTCCCTGTTATCGGCGCTTGCCTTCAAGATAACAAAAGCAAAGCAAGACTTAGATGGCACATGTTGAGCAATGATGGCAGTCACATCGCTGTTTTATCACGTACCACTTCTTCTCGGTTACGGTTTAGCAGCGCACTAAAACTCTGTCCGCAATGCCTTGAGGACGACACATTGAAATGGGGGCATGGTATTTGGCGTACCGTACATCAGTATTACGGTATGTTCGTTTGTCCAAAGCATGCATGTTGGCTGCAATATGCACCGACAGATGCTGATGGTCTTAACAAACGCATTGAACTACCACCAACACCTTACGATAGATGTTTCCATGGTTCTGATCTTTGTTTAGAACGAGCGTTGAGGTTGTCGCAATTCATCAGTAGTTGGCATCCCTATGAATCCGAACGTCGATTCGAGCATATTGCTACACCCTCTCACTCATCTTGGATGAGTAAGGCCCATTTGTTAACTCCGAAAGGACAGATCAGGCAATCAGAAGCAGTCAATCGTCTACAAGACTTTTGGGCTCCTCTATTTGCTGGTGCAAAGCTACTGCCTTCAAAGCTATATCAGTTCAATTTCTTAAGATGCCTTCTCTTAAACGACCACTACAACCATTACATACAGCATGCATTGGTTGGTGCTTTCTTTGCGAAAAACGCCAAGTTTTATCTTCAACAAACTGAGCAGGCATCGAATTATTTTAATCGGGAATCTTATAAACCTCGTGTCTGTCTATCCGAGCTGACCTCAGGAAACTCGCTTCGTTCTATCGCCAAGGCGACAGGATATTCGGTTGGCTTTCTGGCAGCCATGGCGCAACGCAATGGGATCTCAATCAAGCATCGATTTAAAAGACTCAGCGACGCACCAATCGACCAAATATTAAGACTAGCTTTCCGAGGGATCCATAGACGAGATATCGCCAAATTATGCGGTGTTAGCGTTAGTACCGTAGAACAGAAAATTAATTCGACGTCAGGATTAGCCGCTTGGAGAAAACGGCTCTGGTTCTGCCAAAAACGAAATCAATATCGCCAAAGCCTTAAGTCAATCATTTCCCAAAACCCAACATTAACTCGAACAGAGATTAAACATTCGAACAGTTGCTACATGTGGCTATTTCGAAATGACAAAGATTGGCTAAACCAGCACTTACCAAAACGAGAGCCTGCTAAGTTCCATAAATCTATTGATTGGAATCAGGTAGATAAAAAGCTGGCTAAACAAATTAAGCAATACGTAAAGAAGGCTAATTCGGTGTCACACGTCGAAAGACAAGTGAACACACAACACTCGTTAATCAAAAACAGAAAACGCCTACCCCTTTCGATTAGGCAAGCGGAAAAAATCGTCACAAAATCCAAAAATTAG
- a CDS encoding TniQ family protein, whose protein sequence is MNNILYLLPNEHLRSFLSRIHTMSPFGTFATSAKRVGLANFSASPVTVMSDLDAILMNILNDDNRSIWQMHMHGNVIKSFLNEREKRELPLFLEGKPYDIDFTQSQTVHNRLWRYCKDCIAEDLDTVGISYFHQHHQLQGVFHCYKHGTRLINSCSSCSYTVKNLSRMQTPTLICPSCGSSMTSQGAYYDETMLKVEQLMLALNDQTLTLCLESVQQNTLAHMGFTLEQTETLAFKKACGDWYKEIFMTLGKGALEQYFSNTRKVNDHIISPTMRTTRLFLSTSTNRFSPPLIYILMLVATGQL, encoded by the coding sequence ATGAATAACATCTTGTACCTACTACCGAACGAACACCTAAGAAGCTTCCTTAGCCGAATTCATACCATGTCCCCTTTTGGCACTTTTGCTACTTCAGCAAAACGTGTAGGGCTGGCAAATTTCAGTGCGTCGCCAGTTACAGTCATGTCTGACCTAGACGCCATACTGATGAATATTCTTAATGATGACAATCGTTCGATTTGGCAAATGCATATGCACGGCAACGTCATCAAGTCTTTCCTCAACGAGCGAGAGAAACGCGAACTACCATTGTTTTTGGAAGGAAAGCCATATGACATCGACTTTACACAATCCCAAACGGTACATAATCGTTTGTGGCGTTACTGCAAAGACTGTATTGCTGAAGACTTAGATACTGTTGGTATTTCATATTTTCACCAACATCACCAACTACAGGGTGTTTTTCACTGCTACAAACACGGAACGAGGCTCATTAATAGCTGTTCTTCATGCAGTTACACTGTAAAGAACCTTAGTCGAATGCAAACCCCAACATTAATCTGTCCGAGCTGTGGTTCCAGCATGACAAGTCAGGGAGCGTATTATGATGAAACAATGCTAAAAGTTGAACAGCTTATGTTGGCGTTAAACGATCAAACGCTCACCCTATGCCTTGAATCCGTGCAACAAAATACGTTGGCACACATGGGATTTACGCTTGAGCAAACTGAAACGTTGGCTTTTAAGAAAGCTTGTGGCGATTGGTACAAAGAGATTTTCATGACTCTAGGGAAAGGCGCTCTAGAGCAGTACTTCTCGAACACGAGGAAAGTAAATGATCACATAATTTCTCCTACAATGAGGACAACACGCTTATTTTTATCGACTTCAACAAACAGATTTAGTCCACCACTGATCTACATTCTCATGCTGGTTGCTACAGGACAGTTATAG